In Polaribacter sp. L3A8, a genomic segment contains:
- a CDS encoding exopolysaccharide transport family protein codes for MDNLNKINTNSIQANVDVKGYLFKVLSYWKLFFVTIIIALIVAKFMNDYKTKIYNLNTVISVKEENNPLFSTGTNIAFNWGGASDAVETIKVVLTSRTHNEKVVKKLNFFINYLKEGRYRLEDVYGYTPFVVDLDTSKPQLYGQLIQVEITGEDTYKLSFDLKESTSNALITYDTNTTSVHNFSSPLFSKEYKIDEQINTEFLNFSLQKTKKFNVGEKFYIQFVSFDGTVGGNRSIGVAGIANGASMLRLSKGGTNKNRIVDYLNATVVILDEDKQEQKILYAKKTKKYIELLFTKLEDSLRTIEKEMGLYKERNDIYNLSAEGSLVFNETITIEQDKKNILEFNDYLNNLRSYILSHDTYGENIPVPALIAVQDSKISGEISTLIQLSSLREKLRGSVTDNHPEVIKLSNDINISKTNLLENISTLKVVNQNKINKLNAELYTYKSQLKKLPKTEQVLLKFEKNYQISEANYNYLKQKSYEAGSAIAANVSDVKIIDTAKDLGNGPVYPIPSFNYLVGLMLGIVFPLFYIITKEVLDNKIHTAEEIQNNYAIPVLGVVGKNHDNNNLAVFNKPKSSVAESFRALRSNIQFLFKNVENNKSKTLILTSSVSGEGKTMVSINMATVFALSGKKTVLVGLDLRKPKIYDDFDLTNDIGVVNHLINQKTLDEIIINTKVPNLDLILSGPIPPNPSELLLNETADKMIKSLQERYDYVIIDTPPVGLVSDALELFKYGDAIIYVIRQNYSEKGMMRMIDDKYKNKEVSNISYVLNDFSIENKYGYGYGYGYGYGYGYGYGKYGNGYHENEEAKGIFSRISSLFKRNS; via the coding sequence ATGGATAATTTAAATAAAATTAATACTAATAGTATTCAAGCTAATGTAGATGTTAAAGGTTATCTTTTTAAAGTTTTATCTTATTGGAAACTTTTTTTTGTAACTATCATTATAGCATTGATTGTAGCTAAATTTATGAATGATTATAAAACAAAAATTTATAATCTAAATACCGTAATCTCTGTAAAAGAAGAGAATAATCCATTGTTTTCTACAGGAACAAATATTGCTTTTAATTGGGGAGGAGCAAGTGATGCAGTAGAAACTATAAAAGTAGTTTTAACTTCTAGAACACATAATGAAAAGGTTGTTAAAAAATTAAATTTCTTTATAAATTATTTAAAAGAAGGTAGATATCGGTTAGAAGATGTTTATGGTTACACTCCGTTTGTGGTAGATTTAGATACTAGTAAACCTCAATTATATGGACAACTTATACAAGTAGAAATTACAGGTGAAGATACTTATAAATTATCTTTTGACCTTAAAGAGAGTACTTCAAATGCTTTAATTACCTATGATACAAATACAACAAGTGTTCACAACTTTTCTTCTCCTCTTTTTTCTAAAGAGTATAAAATAGATGAACAGATAAATACTGAGTTTTTAAATTTTTCATTGCAAAAAACAAAAAAATTTAATGTTGGAGAAAAATTTTATATTCAATTTGTAAGTTTTGATGGTACTGTAGGAGGTAATAGGTCTATTGGTGTAGCAGGTATTGCAAATGGAGCCTCTATGCTTAGGTTATCTAAAGGAGGTACAAATAAAAATAGGATTGTAGATTATTTAAATGCAACTGTTGTAATTCTTGATGAAGACAAACAAGAACAAAAAATTCTGTATGCTAAAAAGACGAAGAAATATATAGAGCTTTTATTTACCAAATTAGAAGATAGTTTACGGACAATTGAAAAGGAAATGGGGCTCTATAAAGAGAGAAATGATATTTATAACCTTTCTGCTGAGGGGAGTCTAGTTTTTAATGAAACAATTACAATAGAACAAGACAAAAAAAATATTTTAGAATTTAATGACTATCTTAATAATTTAAGAAGTTATATACTTTCTCACGATACTTATGGGGAAAATATTCCTGTTCCAGCTTTAATAGCTGTTCAGGATAGTAAGATTTCTGGAGAAATTTCTACGCTCATTCAACTATCTAGCTTAAGAGAAAAATTAAGAGGTTCTGTAACAGATAACCATCCAGAGGTTATAAAGTTGAGTAATGACATTAATATTTCTAAAACTAATTTGTTAGAAAACATATCTACTTTAAAAGTTGTTAATCAGAATAAAATAAACAAATTAAATGCTGAATTATATACTTATAAGAGTCAACTTAAAAAATTACCTAAAACAGAACAAGTTTTATTAAAGTTCGAAAAAAACTATCAAATTTCTGAAGCAAATTATAATTATTTGAAGCAAAAAAGTTACGAAGCAGGTTCTGCAATTGCTGCAAATGTATCTGATGTTAAAATTATAGATACGGCTAAAGATTTAGGAAATGGTCCTGTATACCCAATACCTAGTTTTAATTATTTAGTAGGTTTAATGTTGGGGATTGTTTTTCCTTTATTTTACATAATAACTAAGGAGGTTTTAGATAATAAAATTCACACAGCAGAAGAAATTCAAAATAATTATGCAATTCCTGTTTTAGGTGTTGTTGGTAAAAATCATGATAACAATAATTTAGCTGTTTTTAACAAGCCTAAATCATCTGTAGCAGAATCTTTTAGAGCGCTTAGGTCTAATATTCAATTCTTGTTTAAAAATGTAGAAAATAACAAGTCAAAAACTTTAATTTTAACTTCGTCTGTGAGTGGAGAAGGGAAAACAATGGTTTCTATAAACATGGCAACTGTTTTTGCTTTAAGTGGTAAGAAAACGGTATTAGTTGGTTTAGATTTAAGGAAACCTAAAATTTATGATGATTTTGATTTAACAAATGATATTGGTGTTGTAAATCACTTAATCAATCAAAAAACATTAGATGAAATTATAATTAATACCAAAGTACCAAATTTAGATCTTATTTTATCTGGGCCAATACCTCCAAATCCTTCTGAGTTGTTGTTAAATGAAACGGCAGATAAGATGATTAAGAGTCTTCAAGAAAGATATGATTATGTTATTATTGATACACCTCCTGTTGGTTTAGTTTCTGACGCTTTAGAGTTGTTTAAATATGGTGATGCAATTATCTATGTGATTCGTCAGAATTATTCAGAAAAAGGAATGATGAGAATGATAGATGATAAGTATAAAAATAAAGAAGTTAGTAACATTAGTTATGTGCTTAACGATTTTTCTATTGAAAATAAATATGGCTACGGCTACGGTTATGGCTACGGTTATGGTTACGGCTATGGTTATGGGAAATACGGAAACGGTTATCATGAAAATGAAGAAGCAAAAGGTATCTTCTCAAGAATCTCAAGTTTATTTAAAAGAAATAGTTAA
- a CDS encoding polysaccharide biosynthesis/export family protein codes for MKKHLLLLLSISFFFSCIPSKDIIYLQGEPIARKEIKRINNIPYKLQVDDILNIDIKSNEESLVSVFKKQSVGATGGGDGYFSGYSIDSYGNIRMPTLGEINVLGYTELEVRKKIENELKKYIKTQEEIFVSVKLSGIKYTIIGEIGSPGPKTIFQNKLSIIDAISNSGDITAVGNRKKVEIIRNSITGTEKFEIDLTKISAFESEVFYIKPNDIINIIPLKQKTWGTGTTGLGALTTIVSLFTLISTTFILARNL; via the coding sequence ATGAAAAAACACCTTCTATTACTACTATCAATTTCTTTCTTTTTTTCGTGCATACCAAGTAAAGATATTATTTACTTACAAGGAGAACCAATTGCTAGAAAGGAAATTAAAAGAATAAATAATATACCTTATAAATTACAAGTTGATGATATCTTAAATATTGATATTAAATCTAATGAAGAATCTCTTGTTTCTGTTTTTAAAAAACAGTCTGTAGGAGCTACTGGGGGAGGAGACGGGTACTTTTCTGGATATAGTATAGATAGTTATGGAAATATTAGAATGCCTACTTTAGGGGAAATTAATGTTCTAGGATATACAGAACTAGAGGTTCGGAAAAAGATTGAAAATGAATTAAAAAAATACATTAAAACTCAAGAAGAAATTTTTGTTTCTGTAAAATTATCTGGTATTAAATATACAATTATAGGAGAAATTGGTAGTCCAGGGCCTAAAACTATTTTTCAAAATAAGCTCTCTATTATAGATGCAATTTCTAACTCAGGAGATATAACTGCGGTTGGTAATAGAAAAAAAGTTGAAATTATTAGAAATTCAATTACTGGAACAGAAAAATTTGAAATTGATTTAACAAAAATAAGTGCTTTCGAATCAGAAGTGTTTTATATTAAACCAAATGATATCATTAATATCATTCCATTAAAACAGAAAACATGGGGTACTGGTACTACTGGTTTAGGTGCTCTTACAACAATAGTTTCATTATTTACATTGATTAGTACTACATTTATTTTAGCAAGAAACCTATAG
- a CDS encoding O-methyltransferase, with amino-acid sequence MITEYLKFLAKSSNQHGVHSPFVYDLITKCFYKKTDTAFIKLFSETKQQLLDNKTHIKVTDFGAGSKIFKNNDRQVSKIAKIAGLSNKKAKLLIRLIQYFKPKTVLEIGTSLGLGTSAIKIGNKESKITTLEGCPETSNVANQLFSTNNYKDISVITGDFKETLPLAIENQKLDCIYFDGNHTKKDTLHYFETCLSTINNNSIWVFDDIYWSEEMKEAWTQIKNHSKVTVTVDVFYWGIVFFRKEQEKEHFKIRI; translated from the coding sequence TTGATAACAGAATACTTAAAATTTCTTGCAAAATCGTCCAATCAACATGGAGTGCACTCTCCTTTTGTGTATGATTTAATAACCAAATGTTTTTACAAAAAAACAGACACCGCTTTCATTAAATTATTTTCTGAAACGAAGCAACAATTATTAGACAACAAAACCCACATAAAAGTCACAGATTTTGGTGCAGGATCTAAAATTTTTAAAAATAATGATCGTCAAGTTTCTAAAATTGCTAAAATAGCTGGTTTATCAAACAAAAAAGCAAAGTTATTAATCCGTTTAATTCAATATTTTAAACCTAAAACCGTTTTAGAAATTGGTACATCTTTAGGTTTAGGTACATCTGCAATTAAAATAGGAAACAAAGAATCTAAGATTACAACATTAGAAGGTTGTCCTGAAACAAGTAATGTTGCTAATCAGTTATTTTCTACAAATAATTATAAAGACATAAGTGTAATTACAGGAGATTTTAAAGAAACGTTACCCTTAGCAATTGAAAATCAAAAATTAGATTGTATCTATTTTGACGGAAATCACACAAAAAAAGACACTTTACATTATTTTGAAACTTGTTTAAGTACCATAAATAATAATTCAATTTGGGTTTTTGATGATATTTATTGGAGTGAAGAAATGAAAGAAGCATGGACCCAAATTAAAAACCATAGCAAAGTTACAGTTACAGTAGATGTTTTTTACTGGGGAATTGTTTTCTTTAGAAAAGAACAGGAAAAAGAACATTTTAAAATAAGAATATAA
- a CDS encoding cob(I)yrinic acid a,c-diamide adenosyltransferase — MKIYTKTGDAGTTALFGGTRVKKYNLRIESYGDIDELNSYIGLIKDQDISLSIKETLLKIQNELFTLGAMLATPPEKETLKNGKERLNIPKIDEASILFLEEEIDKMDLELPQMTHFILPGGHQSVSFCHIARCICRRAERLAVALNDEENINDDILKYLNRLSDYLFTLARKLSKDLSVAEIKWIPEKK; from the coding sequence ATGAAAATATATACAAAAACTGGTGATGCAGGCACAACTGCCCTTTTTGGAGGAACTAGAGTAAAAAAATACAATTTACGAATAGAGAGTTACGGAGATATAGATGAACTTAATTCTTACATTGGTTTAATAAAAGATCAAGATATAAGTTTATCAATTAAAGAGACTTTATTAAAAATTCAAAATGAGTTATTTACTCTGGGAGCAATGTTGGCTACTCCACCTGAGAAAGAAACGTTAAAAAACGGAAAAGAAAGGCTTAATATTCCTAAAATAGACGAAGCTTCTATTCTTTTTTTAGAAGAAGAAATAGATAAAATGGATTTAGAGCTTCCTCAAATGACCCATTTTATTCTTCCAGGAGGACATCAATCTGTGTCATTTTGTCATATAGCAAGGTGTATTTGTAGGAGAGCAGAACGTTTAGCTGTAGCATTAAATGACGAGGAAAATATTAATGATGACATACTAAAATACTTAAACCGCCTTTCTGACTACCTTTTTACGTTGGCACGAAAGTTGTCTAAAGACTTATCAGTAGCCGAAATTAAATGGATTCCTGAAAAAAAATAA
- a CDS encoding DUF2795 domain-containing protein, translated as MYWTLELASYLADAPWPATKDELIDYAIRTGSPLEVVENLQDIEDEGDAYDSIVEIWPDYPTEDDYLWNEDEY; from the coding sequence ATGTATTGGACATTAGAATTAGCATCTTATTTAGCAGATGCGCCTTGGCCAGCAACCAAAGACGAATTAATAGATTACGCTATTAGAACCGGATCTCCTTTAGAAGTAGTAGAAAACCTACAAGACATAGAAGATGAAGGTGACGCGTATGATTCAATTGTTGAAATTTGGCCAGATTACCCAACCGAAGATGATTATCTTTGGAACGAGGATGAATACTAA
- the secA gene encoding preprotein translocase subunit SecA, which yields MNILNSVIKLFVGDKQEKDLKILQPIVEDVKKFEIEFSKLSNDDLRAKTIEFKERIKSATKEFDDKITELEKEAKTANIDRQEDIYTQIDTLKDDAYKVSEETLVQIMPEAFAIVKETAKRFVENKEIEVTATPFDRELSAERDNVTLDNDKAIWANSWDAAGKPVTWDMVHYDVQLIGGSVLHQGKIAEMMTGEGKTLVSTLPVYLNALTGNGVHLVTVNDYLAKRDKAWMAPIFEFHGFTTDCIDYHQPNSDARRKAYNADITYGTNNEFGFDYLRDNMASSKDDLVQRAPNYAIIDEVDSVLIDDARTPLIISGPVPQGDRHEFNDLKPLVSDLVTLQKQHLVGVFAEAKKLIAEGNDKDGGFLLLRVYRGLPKNKALIKFLSQEGNKQILQKTENYYMQDNNKLMPQVDEDLWFVVEEKNNQIDLTDKGIADLSKKTDNDNFFVLPDIGVKIGEIDNSDISKEEKITQKEELYKDFSIKSERIHTMNQLLKAYTVFEKDVEYVVMENKVMIVDEQTGRIMDGRRYSDGLHQAIEAKENVKIEDATQTFATVTLQNYFRMYRKLSGMTGTAITEAGELWEIYKLDVVEIPTNKPIQRDDKEDLIYKTAREKYNAVIEDIVKLVEQNRPVLVGTTSVEISELLGRMLQMRKIPHNILNAKLHKREADVVAEAGKPGVVTIATNMAGRGTDIKLTKEVKGAGGLAIIGTERHDSRRVDRQLRGRAGRQGDVGSTQFYVALDDNLMRLFGSDRIAKMMDRMGLKEGEVIQHSMISKSIERAQKKVEENNFGIRKRLLEYDDIMNAQREFVYQRRRHALDGKRLQVDIANMIFDTCESIINTNKAAKDFHNFEFELIKFSSMTSPFSKDEFEKLSESELADKLYDIVTEHYKNKIERNAVLAFPVIKDVFENEGDRYERIVVPFTDGTKSLQVVTNLKEAYDSEGKSLITDFEKNITLAIIDENWKDHLRKMDDLKQSVQNASYEQKDPLLIYKFEAFELFKTTVDEINKEVLSFLFKGELPEQDRNQISEARQQKRVSLNTSKADVQNSTEQAIENSKPQQSEPIETITRDQPKIGRNEHVTIKNVISGEEKGVKYKQAIPLIAKGEWVLVN from the coding sequence ATGAATATTTTAAATTCAGTAATCAAACTTTTTGTTGGTGATAAACAAGAAAAAGATTTAAAAATTTTACAACCAATTGTTGAAGATGTCAAAAAATTCGAAATAGAGTTCTCTAAACTTTCTAATGATGATTTAAGGGCAAAAACTATAGAATTTAAAGAGCGAATAAAATCAGCTACCAAAGAATTTGATGATAAAATTACTGAATTAGAAAAAGAAGCTAAAACAGCAAATATAGACCGTCAAGAAGATATTTATACACAAATAGATACTTTAAAAGATGATGCTTATAAAGTTTCTGAAGAGACTTTGGTTCAGATAATGCCAGAAGCTTTTGCAATAGTTAAAGAAACAGCAAAACGTTTCGTAGAAAATAAAGAAATAGAAGTAACTGCAACTCCTTTTGATAGAGAATTATCTGCAGAAAGAGATAATGTAACTTTAGATAATGACAAAGCAATTTGGGCTAATTCTTGGGATGCAGCGGGTAAACCTGTTACTTGGGACATGGTTCATTACGATGTTCAATTAATTGGTGGCTCTGTTTTACATCAAGGTAAAATTGCAGAAATGATGACAGGAGAAGGAAAAACTTTAGTTTCTACCTTACCAGTATATTTAAATGCATTAACAGGAAATGGAGTTCATTTAGTTACTGTAAATGATTATTTAGCAAAACGTGATAAAGCGTGGATGGCACCTATTTTTGAGTTTCATGGTTTTACAACAGATTGTATAGATTACCATCAACCAAATTCTGATGCACGTAGAAAAGCTTACAACGCAGACATTACATACGGTACAAATAACGAATTTGGTTTCGATTATTTACGTGATAATATGGCTAGCTCTAAAGATGATTTAGTGCAACGTGCACCAAATTATGCTATTATTGATGAAGTAGATTCTGTTTTAATTGATGACGCTAGAACTCCGTTAATTATTTCTGGACCAGTACCACAAGGAGACAGACATGAATTTAACGATTTAAAACCTTTAGTTTCTGATTTAGTTACTTTACAAAAACAACATTTAGTAGGTGTATTTGCAGAAGCAAAAAAATTAATTGCAGAAGGAAACGATAAGGATGGTGGATTTTTATTATTAAGAGTGTACAGAGGTTTGCCTAAAAACAAAGCCTTAATAAAGTTTTTATCACAAGAAGGTAATAAACAAATCTTGCAGAAAACAGAAAACTATTATATGCAAGATAACAACAAATTAATGCCACAAGTAGATGAAGATCTATGGTTTGTTGTTGAAGAAAAAAATAATCAAATTGATTTAACAGATAAAGGGATTGCAGATTTATCAAAGAAAACAGATAATGATAACTTTTTTGTACTACCCGATATTGGTGTAAAAATTGGTGAGATTGACAATTCTGACATCAGCAAGGAAGAAAAAATCACTCAAAAAGAAGAGTTATACAAAGACTTTAGCATAAAAAGTGAGCGTATCCATACCATGAATCAACTTTTAAAAGCATACACTGTTTTTGAAAAAGATGTAGAGTATGTTGTAATGGAAAATAAAGTAATGATTGTTGATGAACAAACAGGTCGTATTATGGACGGTCGTCGTTATTCAGACGGATTACACCAAGCAATTGAAGCAAAAGAAAATGTAAAAATAGAAGATGCTACGCAAACATTTGCTACGGTAACTTTACAGAATTACTTTAGAATGTACAGAAAACTGTCTGGTATGACAGGTACTGCAATTACAGAAGCTGGTGAGTTATGGGAAATCTACAAATTAGATGTTGTAGAAATCCCTACAAACAAACCAATTCAAAGAGATGATAAAGAAGATTTAATTTACAAAACTGCACGTGAAAAATACAATGCAGTAATAGAAGATATTGTAAAGTTAGTTGAACAAAATAGACCTGTTTTAGTAGGTACAACTTCTGTAGAAATCTCAGAATTATTAGGTCGAATGTTACAAATGCGTAAAATTCCTCATAATATTTTAAATGCAAAATTACACAAACGAGAAGCAGACGTAGTTGCAGAAGCAGGTAAACCTGGTGTAGTTACAATTGCAACAAACATGGCAGGGCGTGGTACAGATATTAAATTAACCAAAGAAGTAAAAGGCGCTGGTGGTTTAGCTATTATTGGTACAGAAAGACATGACTCTAGACGTGTAGACAGACAATTACGTGGACGTGCAGGTAGACAAGGTGATGTTGGGTCAACTCAATTTTATGTTGCTTTAGATGACAATTTAATGCGTCTTTTTGGTTCTGATAGAATTGCAAAAATGATGGATAGAATGGGCTTAAAAGAAGGTGAAGTAATTCAGCATTCTATGATTAGCAAATCTATTGAAAGAGCACAAAAGAAAGTAGAAGAAAACAACTTCGGTATTCGTAAACGATTATTAGAGTATGATGATATCATGAATGCTCAACGTGAGTTTGTATACCAAAGAAGACGTCATGCATTAGATGGTAAACGTTTGCAAGTAGATATTGCAAATATGATTTTTGACACTTGTGAGTCTATTATTAATACAAATAAAGCGGCCAAAGATTTTCATAATTTCGAATTTGAATTGATCAAATTCTCTTCAATGACATCTCCTTTTTCAAAAGATGAGTTTGAGAAACTTTCCGAAAGTGAATTAGCAGATAAATTATACGATATTGTAACTGAACATTACAAAAACAAAATTGAAAGAAATGCCGTTTTAGCATTTCCTGTAATTAAAGATGTTTTTGAAAACGAAGGTGATAGATACGAGCGTATTGTAGTTCCTTTTACAGATGGCACAAAATCTTTACAAGTTGTAACCAACTTAAAAGAAGCTTATGATAGTGAAGGAAAAAGCTTAATTACAGATTTCGAAAAAAACATCACTTTAGCAATTATTGATGAAAACTGGAAAGATCATTTACGTAAAATGGATGATTTAAAACAATCTGTTCAGAATGCGTCTTATGAGCAAAAAGATCCTTTATTAATCTATAAGTTTGAAGCTTTTGAATTATTTAAAACAACCGTTGATGAAATAAACAAAGAAGTATTGTCTTTCTTGTTTAAAGGCGAGTTGCCTGAGCAAGACAGAAATCAAATATCTGAAGCTCGTCAACAAAAAAGAGTAAGTTTAAATACTTCTAAAGCAGATGTTCAAAATTCTACAGAACAAGCCATAGAAAATTCTAAACCACAACAATCTGAACCTATTGAAACAATAACTCGTGATCAACCTAAAATTGGTAGAAACGAGCATGTTACCATTAAAAACGTAATCAGTGGAGAAGAAAAAGGTGTAAAATATAAACAGGCTATTCCTTTAATAGCAAAAGGAGAATGGGTGTTGGTAAATTAG
- the folE gene encoding GTP cyclohydrolase I FolE, giving the protein MNDERIEEIGEDHVGTSAKTPLRADAFDISDEEKIERIQESVKDILITLGMDLTDDSLQGTPKRVAKSFVNEIFMGLDPKNMPKASTFDNNYNYGEMLVERNIVVYSTCEHHLLPIIGRAHVAYISDGKVIGLSKMNRIVEYFSKRPQVQERLTMQIVQAMQEALGVEDVACVIDAKHLCVNSRGIKDIESSTVTAEFGGKFKEKETKREFLDYLKMGTKFE; this is encoded by the coding sequence ATGAATGACGAAAGAATAGAAGAAATAGGAGAGGATCATGTTGGTACATCAGCCAAAACTCCATTAAGAGCAGATGCTTTTGATATTTCTGACGAAGAAAAAATTGAAAGAATCCAAGAAAGTGTAAAAGATATTTTAATCACTTTAGGAATGGATTTAACAGATGATAGTTTACAAGGAACTCCAAAAAGAGTTGCTAAATCTTTTGTAAATGAGATATTTATGGGATTAGATCCTAAAAATATGCCTAAAGCATCTACGTTTGACAATAATTACAATTATGGTGAAATGTTGGTAGAGCGAAATATCGTTGTATATTCTACTTGCGAACATCATTTATTGCCAATTATTGGTAGAGCACACGTTGCTTATATTTCTGATGGGAAGGTGATTGGGCTCTCTAAAATGAACAGAATTGTAGAATATTTTTCTAAAAGACCTCAGGTTCAAGAACGTTTAACCATGCAAATTGTACAAGCAATGCAAGAAGCTTTAGGTGTAGAAGATGTAGCTTGTGTTATTGATGCAAAACATTTGTGTGTAAATTCTAGAGGAATTAAAGATATAGAAAGTTCTACAGTTACTGCAGAATTTGGTGGTAAATTTAAAGAAAAAGAAACTAAAAGAGAGTTTTTAGACTATCTTAAAATGGGGACAAAATTTGAGTAG
- the hisS gene encoding histidine--tRNA ligase, protein MKPSIPKGTRDFSPTEVANRTYIMNTIKTSFETFGFQPIETPSFENSSTLMGKYGEEGDRLIFKILNSGDFLKKADATLLSEKNSLKVTTQISEKALRYDLTVPFARYVVQHQNEITFPFKRYQVQPVWRADRPQKGRFREFFQCDADVVGSKSLWQEVEFIQLYDTVFTKLDLAGTTIKINNRKILSGIAEVIGAQDKLIDFTVALDKLDKIGKDGVVKEMLSKGITEDAIEKVEPLFDFTGSNLDKLASLESMLSTSDEGTSGVEELRFVINSIEQLGLETAALEVDVTLARGLNYYTGAIFEVAAPEGVKMGSIGGGGRYDDLTGIFGLKDVSGVGVSFGLDRIYLVLEELGLFKAVDLPKPKVIFLNFETSTEVAKMKAIKVLRDNGIKSEFYPDLGESNKAQKRQWKYVTSREIEFVVSNVENDAFTLKNMISGEQTDCTLIDLITKLKA, encoded by the coding sequence ATGAAACCAAGCATACCAAAAGGAACCAGAGATTTTTCGCCAACAGAAGTAGCAAATCGTACCTATATCATGAATACGATTAAAACTAGTTTTGAAACATTTGGATTTCAACCTATTGAAACTCCAAGTTTTGAAAATTCATCTACCTTAATGGGTAAATATGGAGAAGAAGGAGATCGTTTAATTTTTAAGATTTTAAATTCTGGTGATTTTTTAAAGAAAGCAGATGCTACACTTTTATCAGAAAAAAACAGTTTAAAAGTTACAACTCAAATATCAGAAAAAGCGTTGCGTTACGATTTAACAGTGCCTTTTGCACGTTACGTTGTACAACATCAAAATGAAATTACATTTCCTTTTAAAAGATATCAAGTACAACCAGTTTGGAGAGCAGATAGACCACAAAAAGGACGTTTTAGAGAGTTTTTTCAATGTGATGCAGATGTTGTTGGAAGTAAATCTTTATGGCAAGAAGTAGAGTTTATTCAGTTGTATGATACCGTTTTTACAAAGTTAGATTTAGCAGGAACAACGATTAAAATTAATAATAGAAAAATACTTTCTGGAATTGCAGAAGTTATAGGAGCACAAGATAAATTAATCGATTTTACAGTAGCTTTAGATAAGTTAGATAAAATAGGTAAAGACGGTGTTGTTAAAGAAATGTTGTCTAAAGGAATTACAGAAGATGCCATAGAAAAAGTAGAACCTTTGTTCGATTTTACGGGTTCTAATTTAGATAAGTTAGCTTCTTTAGAAAGCATGTTATCAACTTCAGATGAAGGAACAAGTGGAGTAGAAGAGTTGCGTTTTGTAATTAATTCTATTGAACAATTAGGTTTAGAAACAGCTGCTTTAGAAGTAGATGTAACTTTAGCAAGAGGATTAAATTATTACACAGGTGCAATTTTTGAAGTTGCGGCTCCAGAAGGTGTAAAGATGGGGTCTATTGGAGGTGGTGGAAGATATGATGACTTAACAGGTATCTTTGGATTAAAAGATGTTTCTGGGGTTGGAGTGTCATTCGGATTGGATAGAATTTATTTAGTTTTAGAAGAATTAGGCCTGTTTAAAGCTGTTGATTTGCCAAAACCAAAAGTAATTTTCTTAAATTTTGAAACCTCTACAGAGGTTGCAAAAATGAAAGCAATTAAAGTTTTGAGAGATAATGGTATAAAATCAGAATTTTATCCTGATTTAGGAGAAAGTAATAAGGCGCAAAAACGACAATGGAAATACGTAACTTCTAGAGAAATAGAATTTGTAGTGTCTAACGTAGAAAATGATGCTTTTACGTTAAAAAATATGATTTCTGGAGAACAAACAGATTGTACTCTAATAGATTTGATTACTAAGCTAAAAGCGTAA